In the genome of Bremerella sp. P1, the window ACGACCGCAGGCCTGTTGGGCGCTGCCAGTTGTTCTTGGCTTCCCCAACTGGCCACCGCGGCCGGATCGGACCCGAACCGCAAGCGAAGCTGCATCTTGTTGTGGATGGCTGGCGGTCCGACGCAAACCGATACGTTTGATATGAAGCCAGGGCATGCCAACGGTGGCGAGTTCAAGGAAACGGAAACCAACGTGCCGGGCCTGCGCTTCAGCGAACACTTTGCCGGACTGGCCAAGCAGGCCGACAAGCTTGCCATTTTGCGAGGGATGAGTACCCGCGAAGGGGACCATCTGCGAGGCACTTACCTGATGCACACCGGGCAGCGACCTGGTGGCCCGCTCAATTACCCATCGATCGGTGCATCGCTTTCCAAAGCAATGCAGGACAATCAGTCGACGCTTCCCAATTATGTCGCCGTCAACCCTAGTGGCCTGCTTAGCGGCAGCGCGCTGAGTCCTGGTTTCTTAGGGCCACGTTATGCGGCGGCCACCGTGGGCACGCGAGGCGCGCCGGCTGCAGAAGGCTCGGATGAGATGGCTGACCTGGGTGTCGACTTCCTTTCGCTTCCGCCTGGCATCGACACGAAGCGGCAGGAGGCGCGGCTGGCATTGTGGAAAGACCAACAGAACCAATTCCTGGCCCGGCATCCTTCTGGGGCAGCCGAAGCGCAAGCCACGATCTTTCAATCGGCGGTTAAAATGATGCACCCCGATGCGGCCTCGGCGTTTGATCTTTCGCAGGAGTCAACCGAAGTCCGTGAATCGTACGGCAAGGGCACCTTTGGCCAAGGCTGCCTGATTGCTCGGCGTCTGGTCGAACGTGACGTTCCGTTTGTAGAAGTGACCCTAGGCGGAAATGGCCTGGGCTGGGATACCCACCAAGGCAACTTCCCCACCGTCGAACGGCTCTCGAAAGAACTCGACCAAGGCTGGAGTACTCTCCTGCGCGAATTGGCTGAGCGTGATCTGCTGGAAACGACCACCATCTGCTGGATGGGCGAGTTTGGCAGGACCCCTAACATCAACGGCACCGCTGGTCGCGATCATTTCCCCGACGCCTGGACTTGCGTTCTATCGGGCGGGGGAATCGCTGGCGGGCAGGCCTACGGTAAGACTGACGAAGCCGGCCGTGAAGTGACCGAAGGGAAGACCGAAGTTCAAGACCTGCTGGCGACACTATGCCGGGCCGTGGGTGTCGACCCGGCGACCGAGCACTATTCGCCTCAGGCCCGTCCTATCAAGATTTCGGAAGGGACTTCCATCGATCAGGTTTTGGCGTAACATGCGAGCGATTCTTTCCACCTTCGTTTGGCTCTCCCTGGCAGTCGTCATTGGCGGATGCAACCAGCGCGTCGCCAAAGCACCTCCAGCCAAGCCTGCCCCGCCTGTGGCCGTAACTCCGACGGTTGATCCAATCGATTTGATTTCCCTGGAAGAGATGGCCGTTCCGGAGGCAGGCCTGCCGTTCGAGCTGGAACCGTACGTCAAGCCGCAGCGTCTACTTGTCTTCACGTCGCAGGGGCCGATCCGCGTGGATGTGCTACTTTGGATCGACGACAAGCCGTACGATCACGCCCTGGAAGAACTGGTTGATCATGTGCTTGCCTTGGCCGATGCTAACCAGGATGGCAAAGCGACCTGGGATGAATTGGCCAACCAACCGGAACTTCGCAGTGGTCAGTTTGGCAACCTTTCGTTCGAGGATCCGCGGCAACGAAAACAAAACATCGATCGATACGACACGAACCGCAACGGCTGGGTCGATCGTGCCGAAGTGCCCCGCATGGTTAGTCGCAGCAGCGCACGAACTGAGGCATTCTCCGTTCGCCGAACGTCGTACGCTGTGGATCGCAGTCGAACCGATTCCCCCATGCGGCAACTGCTCGACGAGAATGGTAACGGGGTGATCGACAGTGACGAAATTACCTCGGCTGCCAATCGACTTCGCTTGCGTGATCTGGACGACGACGAGCTTGTCACCCCAATGGAATTGATCACAGCTTCCGGTGACTCGATGGACGATATGTCGCGACGAGGTGATCGACGCCGCTTCTTTGGCGGGCAAGGCATGTTCACCCTGGACGAAAATACCCCATGGAATGATCTACGTTATGCCATGCAGGAGAACTACGAACGCGGCGGGCAGCTTCAGCTTAACAAGTTTCCCCAAGACAACCTGTTGCATACGATCGATGCCGACGCCGATGGTGTGCTGAGCAGCGAGGAACTTCCCAAGCTGGCCAGCCTGCCTGCCGAGTACGAACTGACCATTCGCTTTGGTGGCGACGAGGATAAGCGGCGGATGGTCATGCTTCCTGCCAAAAAGTCTTCTGCCGAGCCGATTACCAGGTCCAACGAGGTAGCCGTTAATCTGGGTTCCGACTGGCTGGTCTTTCGTGTGCGGGACAATGTCGGCTCCTCGGGTGCCACGCTACAAGCCGAGAACCTGTTACAAGTTTATGACGGTAACCAGGATGGCTATCTCGAGGACGATGAATTGCCAGAGGAAGGCACCAACATCAACTTTGCCATGGCCGATAAAGACAAAGACGAGAAGCTGTACGTCGAGGAAATCGAAGCGGCACTGCTGCAGCGGAACTGGATTCAGCGTTGCCATATTTGCCTGCAGGGCATCGACGGAGATGACCCCCTGTTTCGTGCGATCGACCCAAATCGAGACACTCGGCTTTCAGCTCGGGAACTCAAGCAACTCGAGTCCGAGCTAGGCGGGATGGACGTCGACCAGTCGCACGCCATCGAATTTGACGAGATCCCGGCGCTCTTGGTGTTCGAGTTCTTCCGAGGAGACCAAGACGATAACCTGCAAGCGCCTCAGCTTTACAATCAGCCGCAAGACTCGACAGCCACCAATAGCCTGACCCCGGCATGGTTCCAAGGCATGGACTACAACGGCGATGGCGATATCAGTCTGCGTGAATTCCTCGGTACCCCAGCGCAGTTCTCGACATTAGATACCGACCAAGATGGCTTCATCACCGACGCCGAGGTCCTCTCGAGCCCGGACCTATTCTAGGGCCCACCTGTGGTGGTTGGCAGTGCCGAATCCGGCCTCCATCCTCCCCCCGAAAGCACCGCAGGCATTGCCTGAAATATTAACGTTTTGTAAATATGACCACTCAAAAGACGTAAGGGCTTTCTTTAGCTGAGGTTATGCCAGAAGATTAACTTTCGCTGGAATTGCCCTAAATCCCCGAGAAAACCACCGATTCCTTTCTGAATTGGCCATACCGCGGAGAGCTTTTCCGAGTGTTAGCGCATTGTTAATGCGAATTTCTCCCCCATGCGAAATCGTGGTGCCATTGGATCACCTCCGATTTTGTTTGCCCTGCTTCTTGAAGGATTTGACCTGATGTCCCGTTGCCACCTATTCGTGCTTACTTCGCTCCTGGCGTGTCTCTGCCCTGGTGTGTTGATGGCTCAGTTGCAAGTCGACCCAAAACTGCCGGAATATAAGCGAGTTTCGGGTGTCTCGGGTACGATCAAAAGCATCGGCTCCGACACGATGAACAACATGATGACCCTGTGGGCCGAGGGCTTCCAGGAGATCTATCCGAACGTTCAAATCGAGATCGAAGGCAAAGGCTCCTCGACTGCTCCTCCAGCCCTGATCCAAGGCACGGCAACCTTTGGTCCCATGAGCCGTCCGATGAAGGCCAACGAAATCGACGACTTTGAAAAGCGATACGGATACAAGCCAACTGAACTGGGCACCAGCATCGACATGTTGGCCGTCTACGTGAATAAGGACAATCCAATCGCAGGCCTGTCGCTACCTCAGGTCGATGCGATCTTCTCGACCAATCGCAAAGGCGGTGCCGACAAGGACATTACACGTTGGGGAGAACTTGGCCTGCAGGGTGCATTCGCCCAGTCGCCAATCAGCCTGTATGGTCGCAACTCGGCTTCCGGCACCTATGCGTTCTTCAAGGAAAACGCCCTGTTTGGCGGCGACTACAAGCCGTCGGTCAAAGAACAGCCTGGTAGTTCTTCGGTCGTGCAAGGCGTCGCAACCGATAAGTTCGGCATCGGCTACAGCGGTATTGGTTACAAGACGTCGGACGTTCGTGCTCTGCCACTTTCGGTCGAAGGCACCGACTTCGTGGAAGCGACTGCCGAAAACGCCGACGACTATCCACTGTCGCGTTTCCTGTTTATCAGCGTGAACCATCGCCCCGGCAGTGAGCTCGATCCACTGCGTCGTGAGTTTTTGAAATACATCTATAGCCAACAAGGACAGAAGGCCGTCGTGAAGGACGGCTATCTGCCCATCCCCGCTGTGATTGCGGAAGTCCAGCTGGAAAAGGTCGGCATCAAGAACTGATCCTTCACCTTGCTACCGCAAGAGCTCCGCAGCTTGATGTCGCCAAGTCGACTTGAGAGTCGCGGAGCTTTTTCCGACTTCCCTCCACATTCCCTGTTTCGCCCTTGATGGTTAAACCAAGGTTTCTCGCTTTTCCATGAGTGGCACCCAGCCAAGATTCACCGGAAGAAAACGCAGGCTCAAGACTCACTGGAGCGTGCGTTGGTCGGACCTTATGTGCGAAGGCGTCATCACGGTCGGTGGAATTGGTACGATCGTCGCCGTCTGCCTGGTGGCGCTCGTTCTGGTGATGGAGGTCATTCCTCTGTTTCGCGGCGCTTCGATCAAGCCGCTGGACATTCAAGAAGCCCCTTGGAGTTCTGGCGAGGTCGTTCACTTTGAATTGAACGAATACCAGACGATGGGCTGGCTGCTGACCAAGGACGGAAAGCTTAAGGTCGTCCGTCTGATTCCACCGGCCCCGAAAGACGCCGAAGCGGAATCGATGAGTTCATCGGCATTTGAGGTGGTTACCGAGACCCAATTGGTCGACGATGGCGAGATCACGGCAATCTCGACATCGACCGGGCAAACCGACTTCGTCATAGGCCTGAACGACGGAACGGCTCGCGTGGGTAACGTGGAATTCAAAACCACGTTTGTCGACCCGGTCGAAATCAAAAATTGGTTTGTCGACCAGACCGGCGACACCAGCGGCAAACAGTTGTCGCATCCCGGAGATACTGCCATTTACAAAGACGGGGTCGTCCAGATGACACCCCAGGGGCAGTATCGCGCTCAGAATGTCGATTGGACGCTTGGCGATCCCATTACCGTGGGTGAATCGGCAATCGTTCTGCTGGACCATCTGCCTCAAGCCAGCGCAAGATCGAGCCTGGGTGGAACGTCGACCACGTTTGCAGCCCTGACTGACGATGACCAGTTAAAGCTAGTCGTTGTCAGCGAAAAGAAGAGTCTCCTTACCGGCAAAGTCAAATTAGATACCAAGCTCTATGATCTCCCTGCGGTAGCGAAAGACGGCCGTGTTCCCAAGTTCGTTCTTATCGATGATCTTGGAAACAACGTTCTGGCCGTCGAAGAACTGGGACAACTGAGCCGATATGACATTCGCGACAAGAATAACATCAGTATTGCCGAAACGGTCAACCTGACGCCTGATTCCGAAGCGTCGATCACTTCGTGCGACTGGATTTTGGGCCGTGAAACCTTGTTCGTCGGAGACAGCGATGGCAACTGTTCTGGCTGGTTTCAAATTCGCTTGTCGGATCGCACCGATGAGAAGTTCGCCAATCGCCAGAGTTCCGATGGCTTCGCGCTGGTACGTGCTCATGCGTTTCCCCAAGGCCCCGGCCCGGTCAGTTCGTTTGGTGCTTCGTCCCGCAGTCGCATGTTCATTGTTGGTTATGCGACCGGGCAATGCTCGCTGTTTCATATGACCACGGAAAAGTACGTGGCCGATTTAATGATGCCTGAGGGTGGCCTCGTGAAACTGGCCAGGATCGCTCCTCGAGACGACGGGCTGTTTATCGAGGCCGATGGCAAGATCGCTCACTATGCTCTGTCCCCCGGCTTTCCGGACATTACACTGGCCTCTCTCTTTTTGCCGGTTTGGTACGAAGGCTACGCCGAACCACTGAACATGTGGCAAAGCTCTTCCTCCAAGACAGAAGACGAACTCAAGTTCTCGCTTTATCCGCTCATCTCAGGCACCTTCAAGGCAACGTTTTACTCGATGCTGTTCGGCGCGCCGCTGGCACTTCTGGCGGCCGTGTACACCAGCGAGTTCAGCACGCGGCGTACCCGCATGATGGTAAAGCCCACCGTCGAAATGATGGCCAGTCTGCCGAGCGTGGTGCTTGGTTTTCTGGCGGCATTGGTGTTTGCCCCAGTGGTCGAGGAAGTGGTTCCGGCCTGCCTGGCGGCGATGTTCACGATACCCTTTACCATCTTGCTAGGAGCGTTTATCTGGCAAGTCATGCCACAAGCATTTACGCTTCGCCTTCAGCCTTATCGACTTTGGTTTCTCGCACCAGTGCTCGTTCTGGGCATCTATCTCGCTTACCGAATGGGGCCATCGATCGAGCAGTGGCTCTTCCTGGGCAACATCAAGTTTTGGCTCGTCCATCCCGAACAAGGCTCCGGGGTCGGTGGCTGGCTGTTGATCCTGATCCCCTTCTGCACGTTGGTTATGCTTGCCCTGGATGTTTATGCCCTGAATTCGTTTTGGCGAGGCACCGTCGCCAGGGCACCCAGGTTTACCTTCGCGCTATTGAGCTTGGTGAAGTTTTTGCTGCTATCGATCGCGACCTTTTCGTTGGCCTATGCCCTGGGAAGCCTCTTAGACCTGGCTGGCTGGGATCCGCGCGGAACCTACATCGGCGAATTCGATCAACGTAACTCCTTGATCGTCGGCTTTGTGATGGGCTTCGCGGTCATTCCCATTATTTACACCCTGTCGGACGACGCCCTTTCCACCGTGCCGTCTCACCTACGATCGGCGTCCTTAGGATGTGGTGCTACGCATTGGCAAACGGCCATGCGGGTAGTCATTCCGACAGCGATGAGCGGACTGTTCTCGGCACTGATGATTGGCCTGGGACGCGTCGCCGGAGAGACGATGATCGTACTCATGGCCGGGGGCAACACACCGATTGAAGACTGGAACATCTTCAACGGCTTCCGAACCCTCAGCACGAACATCGCCATTGAACTGCCTGAAGCTGTTCAGGGAAGCTCGCACTATCGTGTGCTGTTCCTGTCGGCGCTAGTCCTCTTCCTGCTGACCTTTCTGATTAACACGGTCGCCGAGGTCGTCCGACTTTACTTCCGGAGGAGGGCCTACCAGCTATGAGCCAACCTCAGGAAAACGCAAATAGCCACGTCAAGAAGTACGAGCGGAAGGTACGCCCTGGGCTCACGATCCTCTCGCAAGGAGAGCCGATGATCTGGCTCTCTGGCGGAGCTTTGACCCTGGCTCTGTTGATGATTTTCGGTCTCTTGGGGCTAATCATCTATCAAGGCATGGCCAGCTTTTGGCCCGGCCGGCTTTACCAGGTGACGCTCAAAGATGGCTCGGTCCTGATGGGGGAACTGACCGCCGAGGAAGACTACACGCTCAGTAGTGCATCGGCGGATCAAACGGAAAACGATCCTTCCACACCCCAGTCATCCCACCGCTGGCAGTATCGCACCGATAATTTCGAGTTCAAAGCACCCCAAAGCGGTACCTATCAGTGGGTTACCCAAGAGGAACTTGCCAATACGCCTCCCACGATGCCCGAGTGGGCCATGCTGTTTGAGCGGACGAAACTAGGACGCTTCATCGGAACGCCGCAGAGATTCGTGACTTCGAAGGCTCGTCCCATCTCTTCCGATGAAGATGACCTGAGCGATATCCACGCTTTCTTCGCCAACAACCAATCAAGCTTGTCAGGGCCAGATGCCCAAGATGAGGATGCTCAAGCGGCATGGGCTGCCACACTCGAGTCGCTTCAGCAAGAGATCGAATCGATTCAAAAGAAGCTTGATGACCTGGAAGCCGAGAACACCGACAGCTTTATCACCCAGAATCGTAATGGCCAACAAGACCTGGTCGGGGTAACTGAAAACGGCGAAGTCATTCCGCTTTCCGATGTCGAATACGGACAGAACCTTGTCGCTATTCGAGAAGTTCTGGAAGGGCCCGAGGCAACCTACAACGCCTATCGGCAACATCATGACTCGGCCCGAGAAAGTGTTCACGCGATCGATCGCATCGCCGAGTACGAAGTCGGTGAAAGCAGCCGGCGTCAGGAGCAGGCTCGCCTGGATCTACGTTCGCAAGAACTGGCTCACGACGTCTTCGTGGAAGGCCTGGCCAATGAAATCTACAACCTGAAGATCGAATTGAACGCGATCCAACAAG includes:
- a CDS encoding PstS family phosphate ABC transporter substrate-binding protein, translated to MSRCHLFVLTSLLACLCPGVLMAQLQVDPKLPEYKRVSGVSGTIKSIGSDTMNNMMTLWAEGFQEIYPNVQIEIEGKGSSTAPPALIQGTATFGPMSRPMKANEIDDFEKRYGYKPTELGTSIDMLAVYVNKDNPIAGLSLPQVDAIFSTNRKGGADKDITRWGELGLQGAFAQSPISLYGRNSASGTYAFFKENALFGGDYKPSVKEQPGSSSVVQGVATDKFGIGYSGIGYKTSDVRALPLSVEGTDFVEATAENADDYPLSRFLFISVNHRPGSELDPLRREFLKYIYSQQGQKAVVKDGYLPIPAVIAEVQLEKVGIKN
- a CDS encoding DUF1501 domain-containing protein; translated protein: MNALPHSRRRFLQTTAGLLGAASCSWLPQLATAAGSDPNRKRSCILLWMAGGPTQTDTFDMKPGHANGGEFKETETNVPGLRFSEHFAGLAKQADKLAILRGMSTREGDHLRGTYLMHTGQRPGGPLNYPSIGASLSKAMQDNQSTLPNYVAVNPSGLLSGSALSPGFLGPRYAAATVGTRGAPAAEGSDEMADLGVDFLSLPPGIDTKRQEARLALWKDQQNQFLARHPSGAAEAQATIFQSAVKMMHPDAASAFDLSQESTEVRESYGKGTFGQGCLIARRLVERDVPFVEVTLGGNGLGWDTHQGNFPTVERLSKELDQGWSTLLRELAERDLLETTTICWMGEFGRTPNINGTAGRDHFPDAWTCVLSGGGIAGGQAYGKTDEAGREVTEGKTEVQDLLATLCRAVGVDPATEHYSPQARPIKISEGTSIDQVLA
- a CDS encoding ABC transporter permease subunit, whose translation is MSGTQPRFTGRKRRLKTHWSVRWSDLMCEGVITVGGIGTIVAVCLVALVLVMEVIPLFRGASIKPLDIQEAPWSSGEVVHFELNEYQTMGWLLTKDGKLKVVRLIPPAPKDAEAESMSSSAFEVVTETQLVDDGEITAISTSTGQTDFVIGLNDGTARVGNVEFKTTFVDPVEIKNWFVDQTGDTSGKQLSHPGDTAIYKDGVVQMTPQGQYRAQNVDWTLGDPITVGESAIVLLDHLPQASARSSLGGTSTTFAALTDDDQLKLVVVSEKKSLLTGKVKLDTKLYDLPAVAKDGRVPKFVLIDDLGNNVLAVEELGQLSRYDIRDKNNISIAETVNLTPDSEASITSCDWILGRETLFVGDSDGNCSGWFQIRLSDRTDEKFANRQSSDGFALVRAHAFPQGPGPVSSFGASSRSRMFIVGYATGQCSLFHMTTEKYVADLMMPEGGLVKLARIAPRDDGLFIEADGKIAHYALSPGFPDITLASLFLPVWYEGYAEPLNMWQSSSSKTEDELKFSLYPLISGTFKATFYSMLFGAPLALLAAVYTSEFSTRRTRMMVKPTVEMMASLPSVVLGFLAALVFAPVVEEVVPACLAAMFTIPFTILLGAFIWQVMPQAFTLRLQPYRLWFLAPVLVLGIYLAYRMGPSIEQWLFLGNIKFWLVHPEQGSGVGGWLLILIPFCTLVMLALDVYALNSFWRGTVARAPRFTFALLSLVKFLLLSIATFSLAYALGSLLDLAGWDPRGTYIGEFDQRNSLIVGFVMGFAVIPIIYTLSDDALSTVPSHLRSASLGCGATHWQTAMRVVIPTAMSGLFSALMIGLGRVAGETMIVLMAGGNTPIEDWNIFNGFRTLSTNIAIELPEAVQGSSHYRVLFLSALVLFLLTFLINTVAEVVRLYFRRRAYQL